The Lagopus muta isolate bLagMut1 chromosome 6, bLagMut1 primary, whole genome shotgun sequence sequence CGGGGGCTGTGGCTGCAAGGAGTGTATGACAAAGAAAGCTTTATCAGCCAAGCACGAGCCAGAAGGGTGAGAGCTGGtagatgggaagctggacataagccagcgatgtgcccttgcagcccagaaagaactgtctcctgggctgcatcaaaagaaactTGGccaggttgagggaggtgatcctgctcatctactctgcactggtgaggccttaCCTGGTGTACTGCattcagatgtggagtcctcagtacaggacagatatggacctgttggagcacgtCCAGAAAAGGGCTGCAAAAATGGCACAAGGGATAGAACACCTTTCCTGTGAGGATGAGCTGAAagaactgggactgttcagcatggagaagagaaggctccagagagacctgagagcagcctttcaatatctaaagggaagctacaggaaagatggggacAGACTCTTTGGCAGAGTCCGTGGTGATagaataaggggaaatggtttcaagcttaaagagggtagatttaagttagatgtaaggaaaaagtcttacacagtgagggtggtgaggcactggaacaggttgcctagagcAGAGGTAAGATGAGAGGAGGTTTCTGGAGACTCTCAAGgcgaggctggatcaggccctggacAACCCGATTTAGCTGAGGTGTCCCTCTTCCTTGCAGGACAGTTAATCTAGATGTCCTTTAAAGGTGCCTtgcaactctaaggattctcCGATTCTGTGAATCTGCAGGAACTGCTGTGGAGTCAGTCCTTCAGAGGCTTGAGAGCCAGCAGGTTTGGGCAGAGCTATACGGGCTAAAAGCATTGAGCATGAGTTGCATTGGATACAGAGTGAAAAACATGGTGGTTGGGAGCTTGTATGAGGGACTGAAGAGAGGGGCCTAAGGCAGAGTGACAATGACTGCTGTGTTTCTAGGATTCTGTGCTATGACTTTGTGTGTGGTTCTGTCAATGCACCTCTCTCCTTCACTTGCTGCTCCCTACTGCACTGCCCTAAGTCTTTGCACAAGGTCAGTGAAGGGCAAACTCAGACCAACGTCATggtttctcctgtgctgctggtccAGGCCAGCTTGAACTCCTACAATGACTGCTGACATTGCAATCTGGAGGTTCTGCTGTTTGAGGAAGCCTTTTTTGGCAGCCGTGGTGGATGGGGGAAACAGAGAGTATGTCCCAGGGGATATGGCTGAAGTCCTGTTTGGAGTGACTAACCACTTGTCACAGGGCAGTGGACAATTTAATTGGAAGGGAGTGAGCACGGCTTGTTTGGGGCTGAAAATAAAGGAGTGGGTAAGCATCTTCTATCACTGTATTCTGCAGTATGGTGGATACATAGTCATGTTGGTCCTGTGATTGCTGAGTCCATAAGTGTAGTTGACGGACTAGGTTTACCTAAAATACCCTTTAAGAAAAAGCTCTTGAAAGATGATTACAGAATTGAGACACCATCATTTAAAACTGCCTGAGGCAAGCTCCTTTGAAAATTGCAGCAGTGGAGGGACAGAGAGAGAACCACATAGCCCTTGATTGTAGTGTCGTTCCCTCAGGACCCGTCCCCCCTCCCCCTCGGTTTCTCATCTGATATGAGAGAGAGCAGCGGTAAGATTCCTCATCTGTCTTATGAAAATCCGATTCTGAGTGGCTCTGATCAAACCCGGGTAGCTGTCAGCAGCGGTGGCCTTgtgtggagggagggaggcttCTGAGGAGTTGCTGGATGTGGAAATGTCATGGGTGCTGCCGATCAAAGaggcattttttaataaatatatataaaaaaataaaaaaacctaaGGATTTAGCATAAAAGAAATGtagtttgtcttgtttttccaGCGTAACATGAAGAGGATGAAATAGAATCAGATACGCCTGCTCCCAAACATAGATCCACGGGAGCGTTTGAgaagctgctttctctgctaCACTAACACTCTAGCACAAAATCACTCATCTCCAGTGTTATTGAGGACAGTTTTGTATTTCTGAGTTCACCAAACCCTCCCAGAGAACCTCATGCCTTCTCATCTGCTGCCCTGCCACCTCCTGAGTATGTTTCAGCAGGGGAATACTGCAAAGGAGCAAAGAGCAACctatgtgaagaaaaaaacaggtgTTAGTAGAAAGGAGGGCAGGTGCAGTGCTCTGCCAGGGACTGTGGGTAAATGCTAGGAGGTGTCTGGCCACTGTAGATGCCTCAGGAATATGTTGGACTCCAGGTCCTGATCTTGGCCTCCTGTCTCTCCTGTCCTCTGCTGGTGAAGAACCTATATGTTAAGAGATTCCTTGTCTTTAAAGCCTTTAGTATCTGGTCTTGCACAGTATAAGCCATAGATTGCCACCTGTTGAagccctgcacagagctcaAGAGACTCATATGACGTGGCTTTTTGGTGCCCTGGTTGCACTGCAGCAGATTATCTCTCCTCATGCTTCCCAGGGATCAAAACTGAGGCTTTGTGACAACAGCATCCTTGAAAGATAGCAAATATGGCTGATATGTGTCCAGAAAGCTGTCGTCTGAGATGCTATCCAAGGTAGTAGGGTGTCTCAGTGAACCACCCAACCTTCCAGCTAGTCCTCCATCTAGCTAGCAGTATCATCAGAGCTtggcagctgaagaaaaaacGATTTTGTTTGATGTATCTGTAAAGCAAGGCAGGAGGGTCATTGCTGAATCTGCTGCGTGACCCATCCTGTCTAGGTCCTGTGAATCCTCTCAGACCAAAGAGTGACTTTTCCCTTCAGCTGCCTATGTCACGCCATTACGCTTCTCAGAGGGGTGTTTTGGGACATGAGAATCTCAGATTATCTTCTGCTTGTCTCAGCTTTTAAGACTGCCCCAGCAGCTGTAGTACCACCTGCTTTTCACCCTACTGTTTTCATCTCCCTGCTGGCTGAAAGGTACACTGCTCAGTATCAGCCTCTTCCTAGGGCAATTTCAGTAAGGGAAAGGTATCCCTATGAAATTAATGTCTCAACATCCAAAGAAGTATTCTTTATCCTCTCCAtttgcctgctgctctcctgagaAAGCTTCCAAAAGCCTTCAAGCTTGTTTGTGTGTTCAGCAGAGGCTGAATGTGTCCCTTATTCCTTATGgttttttgaagatttttttttgcctgttgctttccacttttttcttttctttttttaattctccatTTTTCCACTTAGagggaaaaattatttattgcatTGAGATGCGCTAATTAAAGCCATTTTCTGGTATTTGGTTACTGAAGTGTTTGATGTCTCTCTGACAAGACCATGAAATGCACAGTGTGTCTACAGGGACAGAATTTGCTGAACACGGTGCTTTGTAAATGAGGGGACACAGTGTCGCAGCAGCTCATGAATATGAAACGCCCATGATGCTACCTCAGTGGACTTGAGAACACAGATGAATCCTGTCATGTGCTAAATGAGACCAATTTCTTTCACTTAACTTCATCTTCAATCAGACCTTCTTCCATTTGCCTGTTTAAAATTCCCCAAACGTGATGCAGAAGGTAACAGCATTCAGTAAAACAAAgttttgcagcagcagagatatTGTAATTAtctcatttttacattttatgaGCAAGCAACTTAAACTAAAGTTAGTTTCATTCTTATGCCTGCTTAGTGGCAGGGGACTGCCAGTTCCAGCAGCCACTGCCCTTTTTGTTCTCTGGATATGGCAGTGGATGGGAAGAGAAGACAGCTCCATCCCCACTGCAGAAGTGCCCATCCTGAGCTGGCACTGGAAATACGCACCCAGCCGGTGGAATTTAATCAGATGAAGCAAGATGGAGATGTTCTTTTGGGTGTTTGGATCTTGGGTGTGAGGCTTAGGTGACTTAAAGCAGCCCGGTGAGACTTGGCAGCCACCGTACTGAACAACTGTAGGCTGGACTTGGGATGTGGTTTCTAGGAACAGCTCTGATTTATTGCCTGACCTTGAACAAATTCTGTCTGTCTCTAACAAAGCATTGAGTTCTGTGGGGCTAGGACCAGATCTCACTGTGATGAGAGCCTGCAGGTGTTGCAACTAAACCAAAAATAAGCTCCTAGGAGGGGAAGTGTAACTTGACAACTTGCAGGTGTAGCTGGGCAGTAGTTAGTAGGCATGCCTCCATCTCCTGCTTGTGGCTGTCTGTGGTTGTCATCAGTAACCTCTTTGCTAATGGGCAGAAGAGGTGATGTTCACTGCACATTCCTTGTCATGAGCACAGAACCCTGCTTTGTGTGTCACTTTAAAAACTGCAATTCCTTGTTTATTGTTTGGCTACCCAGATGTAGCCTTTCCCCTTTGTTTCTTCGTTCTACTGCTCGCACGCTTCTGCCTCATGTTGGCAGCATCTTGTCATAATTTAGCTATGGAACTCTAATAGTTTAAGACCTCGTTTGATCTAGCTAttgtaataaaaatactgcTCTTAATTATGCTTTGGACTTGGATGTTCTAAGGCATTCAGTTTGATGGAACATATTACAACTCTCCTGTTAGCCAACACTTGTACTGGTGTCTCCTATCCTAACCTATGTGTGGATGCACTCATTTTGATTTCATTCTTTGATAGTTTGCACCTGCTTGCTATTATATGAGGGATGGAGGGGAATCTGCAGTGGTGTAATCCAGCATTTGATGCTCACTCAGTATTTCATATCTCTATCATGAGCAGTTTTGAAACTAGTGTCTTGTTTATAGGCtgaaaaattaatgagaaaggctttgttttgattttgttcccAGTCATTTTGAGCAATAAAGGGAAGTCTCACCCGATCCTCTTTACTGTCACTGTAGGCACTGAGCTTTATGTTATCTCCTCTTACCATGGGCATACCATGTCTTCTGCTGGTGACGAAGTACCTGGCACATGTGTCCACCTCTTCTACTCTCTCTTCAGCTAAAATGAAATTGAGATACTCTCTCAGGGGGACTTGACTGCTGCTTTTAGGAGCGTTCATTCTGGCAGTTTTATCTGTCGTATGAAATGGAAATTTGGAGTTCTGTCTGGGGAAGATGACTTGCAGGAGGCTGCATAGACAGCAGTAGAGGTTTGTAAGGTAGTCTTGTTGGAAAAGCCTAAAACCATTTCTGTATGAGTGCTGCACTATGAGACTGGGAGAACATGGACCTGTGAACATTTCTGTATGTATTAATGTTATATCAGAGTCATCTTACTGCGGCTAATGGCAGTATTAAAAGTAAAGCATATGCCTGTAttcttgcagcactgcagctcatgTGGTTCCGTTCCCTACAGTAGGCATAGTGCCATGACTTAGCTGTGTTGTTAGAGCCTGTTGAAAAAGGAAGATGTACATGCTAAGAAGAGCAAATAGTGGGCAGGAGCCTGGGCAAGTGGAAGGTTGGCTACTCAGTGATGAAGGTGAGAAAGGAGACACTTTGTGAACTGtaagaagagaggaaggagagggatTGTGGAGAGATAGCACTGTGGATATTGGCAGAGGGTAAGGAGAAGTTATGAGTAAAACAAGGACCCAAATATTTCAGGCCTGATTTGCCATTGATAGCAACTGGCCTggggagcttttttttttttttaataccttgcaacatttttgttctgtttcctgAGTCTCTAACAGTCCTAAGGAGCATTGCGTGTACCTAGAAATGGACAAAATCATTGGCACTTTTCAATGAGAACATTCATGCAGTTCTCTTTGCTGGAGGGGCTGGCAGGAGCCCCCAGAGCATTTCCACGAGTTctgtctgaaatattttcaaagtgcCTATAAAAATATTGGAGCCTTTAATTTCTTTTCGAAGGAATTTCTATGCGATTGCTTTCATGATGGTAATACAGAGTAGAGGAAGCGCTCGGGAAGGTGTTCAGGAATCTCTCCATGGAATACAATGGCAATGAGATAAAATCAGCACTGGCAAATCCAGAACTCTTTGGAAACCTGCATAAAAGGAAGATGCAGCTCAGAGCACTAAGTTTATGGTTTTCTCTagtgcaaaaagaaataaacagaagtaaaaGTCTGGCAGGGTATGTCTGTGTGGTGCTTTGTTCCTCCTGTTGTACAGCCTCCGCAGTCTGTATCCTCCTTGGTCTTTGTTATGTACAGGGACTTTCTCCCACATTGTCACTGAGCAATTCTCTCCACAGGTCAGTCTCTGTCCACAGAGATGCTGTTAGCCTGTGACTGCATTTTATTACGAGCTTTACCTTGAGCTGGGAGCCCCTGCATAGAAGAGCCAGTGGGACAGCAGGTTCTCCTGGCTCTTGTCCCTAAACGCAGAGGGGGGACAGATATATCCCAAAGGCATGGTAACACATTGGCGAGGCGTTTCTTGCCCTCTAAGAGACGTCCTGGGGGCCTGttgctgcagttttcctttaaatgtcTTTGAGAAGTTTGCCTTAGTCAGAGAGCTGCTTTGCAGGCACCTGTTCCTCAGGCAGCTGGGGAGCTCgaaggcacagctctgctgagatcATCCAAGCTGTCACCTCCGCTTGCCTTGGCCTGGCTCTCTCTGCAGCCGCTGTCCCGCTCAGCCCTCCGCCAGGCAGCCAATTAGTGAGAAATCCCACTGTGTGGCCAGTGCCGAACGACCGCCTCACTGAGGCCTGTGCTGACCTGTGCCCTCCCGCAGCTGGGCCAGGGCTGCTCTTGCCCCAGCAGCCAGTGAGCCCCAGGGATGCTGAGGGGATGCTGGGCAGAGAGGGCAGCTGAGAGCTTGCGGAGCTCTGACAGGCGGCCGGACAAGGGGCTCTTCAGCAAGACCCTGCCCGGAGCCTTGGCCACCACAGGTGGGGATGTCTCTTCAGCTCCTGAATATTCATCTcagcctgggctgcaaagcTGGGCAAAGTCAggcccagctgcctgctgtgctgttggcagaggcaggagcagcctgcctgctccagcactAGAGGGCCAGCTCTGATCCCACCTTGTGCCTGTGAAACTTCTTCCCAGAGCCAGCCGCAGGCTTCTCCGCCATCTGAGGGCACAGCATCTCTCAGGTTCTAGCAGGATGCAGTGCACAGCCAGTTTTTCCTGCTCACCTccgttttctttttttttttccctctaagtACCCTTTTTAGGTGGAATAACCATAATCAACATGCTGGGAATATCTAGTGACACCTATCAGCCATTCCAGGTTCACTCTGGAAGACACAAAAAGATTTATGACATTACAGCTTGGTGCATCCTCCCTAGTCTTAGTGTCAGATGGACCACCAGCACTTCCTCCTTCAGCCACTCGGAAGGTTACAGCCTCTGCCCAGTCTGCAGGgagccagcagctccttcagcatGCAAATTCTTTCACAAGGCTTCTGCCACTTTATGCTCCACACCTCATTTCTAGCAGATTCTATgtggctgagctgagctgagtaATTGACAACGTATCTCATAGGAAGCAAATTCTTACCAGTCTTCAGATGATGGCCAGATTCTTTCAGCTAAAAGGTTGTCTTCAAACACTGTTTTCTCTTATTGCAGATATTCCTGTGATCCCTGACTTAGAGGAAGTCCAGGAGGAAGATCTGGCCATGCAGGTGGCAGCCCCACCCAGGTAAGAGAGCTCTTGAGGCTCACATTGGCTGTGTGAAATGTGTGGTGAAATTAAACTCCATCTTATCTCATGTCCTGTGGATGTCAGTGGCAGTTTCATTCAGCAGGATTTGATGCTCTGCATTGTGACAGTGGggctccaggctgaacagtgcAAACTTGTTTCCTATTGCACAGAGGTAGCaattaatgcattttctctctgtatACACAAAAACTACATTAGAGCAACGCTTTTGATGTTGCAAAATCAAACTCTGAAAAGTGAGGTGTTGCTTGATGTAAGGTTGCCTGTGTGACACATGCCTCCGATACACATGTATTATCACACACACTTTGACTGCACTCTGCTTTGCCCTCCACAGGATATCCTTTTCACTCAAGGGCTTAGTTAATTTGCAAAGCACAATATGGTCTGTAGGTGTACCACAGTAGTCTTGGGATTAGCTCATGGGAGAGTAGTACgttttaaaaattgaaagttAAGTTTTGAAGTTAATTTTCTTGTTACTTCTGAGTCTTCTCTCCTGTTGGATCTATTTTGAAGATCACAGAGTAAGATTTCTGTTCACCTTTGGATGACCATAGATGCCTCTCTTGCAAGTATGGAATAGGTGTCGTAACTAAATAgctgttaataaaaataaatgacatgTCATAgcagtaaatgaaaaaagattttgtctctcaccagggtttgtttttttgctttctctctcttatATAATCCCATCTGTTCTTCCTGTATCAATAGTCACTCTGCAATAgaagataaataattttcatggGCATACATAGAAGATAAATTAATACGAATCTTCCCTATAGTACTACGTAACATGCAAAAGAAAGTCTCGCAGGACAGTATATTGCTTCCTACCCCTGCTCATCTTTGGAGTCTGCATTTTAAGAAATTGCATTTGATAGCTGAAATTTAGCTGAGAGATGGAAATCACAAAGTCTTCACTGTTCTATAGTTTGCACTGCGGGACTCTTAGAGTGTGCTTTACTTAGCAGATAGGAGTGGCATTTTGGCTGTTACATGCTGGATGTATCTGTATCTGGGCTGTTTGAATGTTCATtgccttcctgttttctttctggccCTTGCATGTGGCTTATGAATCTTCTCTCTGGCATGCCAGCTTCTCTGAAGGAGTCCCTGTTTGCTCCATATCTTATTTTAACACATGTGATCAGTCTGGCTCTCAGATGTCAGTGCCTTTTAATTTGCTGAATGAGATGTTCTGTTCTTGGACAACCATCTCGATATCCTCATCACCCAGTGTAGATACTTGAGGTGGGTGTCCCCACGCTACTGTTCAAGCCACTGTTCGTCTCATCTGATGTGCTTCCACACTCATCAGGGGTGTATTTTGCAcctttctgtttgcagtgtgCAGGTGAACCGAGTGTTGACCTACCATGACTTGGACAAAGATCTTATGAAGTATGCTGCCTTTCAGACTCTGGTAGGTGGAAGTTGGTGTGGAGTGACCGGTGTAAGTCCACTTCCTTccagttttccattttcctctgtgATACTTAGCTGCATAAAATACATTGCCCTGTCATCCAAGCACCTTCCAGTCTGCCTGCAagtgttttcctctctgcagagcgCTTTTCAGGCTTGTGAGTGTCTGTAAATGTTGTACGTATAGTGCCTCTTGTTATATGAGGAGGTACCTGCTGCTGTCCTAAAGAAGGTGCGTGTCATGTATGGGACAAAATGTTATATCTGTATCTCTAGCATCATCCTCTCTGGTGAAATGATGGtgtctgctttctctgtgtCTGTAAGACTGTGATTGTGTGTATTCTTAGGATGGAGAGGTTGACCTGAAGCTTCTCACCAAAGTCTTGGCTCCAGAACATGAACTACGGGAGGTGAGTTTTTCTGGAAACGCCAGTGAATTAAAAGCTTCTTATGTCTCAGACTGTACTTAGAAACTAAGCTTTTGTTGGGATGGAAGAAAGAGACTTGAGAAGGAGCCTATGAAGAGGAGCTTGTTTTCAAGCTGATGGAGGTCTGAATTCCCcagcagattattttaaaagtttgtagGTATTTCTGTGTGTGAGATCATGGCATTGCTGTGACTGGCTTCCTTCAGTTTGAAAGAGCTAGTGAAGGGCCTAGTACTGTCACAGATCTCTGCAGAAACCACTGCAGTGTGTAGTCTTTTGGTAACCACCACGGGCTCCAGATGGTTCTGCACTGTGctacaaaaaaagcatttacgGTTAGGGCAGGGGGCTGTTTTAAAGCAAGGCAGAAGAACCTCAGTACAAATGTATAAGCAGTACCTCAGGACTTGAAACAAAGGATTTCTACAGCCTAGAATTGCAGGTGCTTCAGTAGAAGGGTGGCAGATTTTTATGTCTCCTTATGCTCTTCTTGAGGGTACCTAAGATTAACAGTGTGGGCTTTACTGAATTTGGGAACATGATTAAATTCTGCCAATCTTTAAATTGTAACACGGATTCACATTCCATTCTCTCTAGGTTTCCTATCCTAGTCTACGAAATACACACCTTCCTCTCTGGTAGGGTCATCATTCAGAGACCTTTGGGAGTTATCAGTTAAATTTTCAGCatgtttgtctttttcctcttgatAGGACGATGTCTGCTGGGATTGGGACCATCTCTTCACAGAGGTATCCTCTGAACTAGTAACTGAGTGGGACGTGGGACAGTCTGAGAGAGAGGATCACCTCAGTGTCCCCTAGAGCACT is a genomic window containing:
- the IFT43 gene encoding intraflagellar transport protein 43 homolog isoform X2; translation: MEAERERAEVPRRAGVPRMGRRARQDLFSGESLSRKNSSSASTGEDEDPEEKVDHEPPPKPPRRHGGWAVDPVLAPTKSGKKHAEEVEDHRLRQQSQEVSSEGGDIPVIPDLEEVQEEDLAMQVAAPPSVQVNRVLTYHDLDKDLMKYAAFQTLDGEVDLKLLTKVLAPEHELREDDVCWDWDHLFTEVSSELVTEWDVGQSEREDHLSVP
- the IFT43 gene encoding intraflagellar transport protein 43 homolog isoform X1, which produces MEAERERAEVPRRAGVPRMGRRARQDLFSGESLSRKNSSSASTGEEPPPKPPRRHGGWAVDPVLAPTKSGKKHAEEVEDHRLRQQSQEVSSEGGDIPVIPDLEEVQEEDLAMQVAAPPSVQVNRVLTYHDLDKDLMKYAAFQTLDGEVDLKLLTKVLAPEHELREDDVCWDWDHLFTEVSSELVTEWDVGQSEREDHLSVP